The nucleotide sequence TCCTCGATTCTCTCTCTTAGTGAAGGGATATGAATGGGAACAACATTCAAACGGTAATAAAGGTCCTCTCGGAATTTGCCGTCCTCTACCATTTGCTCCAGCGACTTGTTTGTAGCTGCAATCACTTGAATATCAATTTTTTTCGGTTGAGATCCCCGAGCGGAGTGATCTCTCTTTCTTGAAGGGCCCGCAATAATTTCACTTGCAGCCCAAGCGGCATTTCAGCAATTTCGTCGAGAAAGAGAACGCCTTTATCAGCGATTTCGAATTTTCCGCGTGCGCCGCTCTTTTTTGCCCCGCTAAAAGCACCTTCTTCGTATCCAAATAATTCACTTTCTAGTAGGTTTTCAGGGATTGCGCCACAATTAACTGCCACGAATGGTTCATTTTTCCGAGACCCCATTTCATGAATCGCTTTCGCAATCACTTCCTTGCCTACCCCTGATTCACCTAACAATAGAACAGTGGAGGATACCACGGATACCATTTCAGCTGTATGAAGGACATCGATCATCTTCGGGCTGTGAGCGACAAGTGGAGAAGCAAGTTTTGCTGCAGCCATGTTATTTAAATCTGTTTCACTGGCTTCTTTTAGTCGATCCTCATTAAGATCTCTGAGCGCCCATATGAGTAATTCACTTTTATCGGCAGTCGATACCGGAATAATAGTCATCAGTATTTTCTTGCCATTCCAGGATGTCTGCAGGGTAGAAGTCTTTTCTTTCTTTAATAGGTCTTTCATTGAGGGCTCTTCAAGAAATATTCTCTTTTCGAGCTCTAACAGGCTGGAGCCGACCATCTGATGAGGGGAGGCTTCCCACAATCCATTAATGCTGCCGGCCCTTTCTAAAATAATACCGTTTATATCGGTGATAAGAATTTCATTATAAATGGATAGAAGCATGGTTTTTAACGCATGTATCGTTTGGTGAAGCGTGTCTGCTGAAGGGGAGGATACAAACTGGTTACTCTTCATTTCATGCACATCCTTATAAAAATGATAATTGACTAGAGAAATGACATTTCAAAATTGAATTAATATTTCGAAAATGAATCTGACTATTGTTTTTAAATGGCTATTTTACTGCAATTTTCGCTTGGTACAATACTTGCAATTAGTTAAACATCGATCATAAGAAGGAGTGAATTATTTGAACAAGAAAAGT is from Bacillus sp. PK3_68 and encodes:
- a CDS encoding sigma 54-interacting transcriptional regulator; its protein translation is MKSNQFVSSPSADTLHQTIHALKTMLLSIYNEILITDINGIILERAGSINGLWEASPHQMVGSSLLELEKRIFLEEPSMKDLLKKEKTSTLQTSWNGKKILMTIIPVSTADKSELLIWALRDLNEDRLKEASETDLNNMAAAKLASPLVAHSPKMIDVLHTAEMVSVVSSTVLLLGESGVGKEVIAKAIHEMGSRKNEPFVAVNCGAIPENLLESELFGYEEGAFSGAKKSGARGKFEIADKGVLFLDEIAEMPLGLQVKLLRALQEREITPLGDLNRKKLIFK